Proteins encoded together in one Chryseobacterium taklimakanense window:
- a CDS encoding DoxX family protein — MKNRILNTDNSKTIILIRLMVGAVFLSEGIQKFLFADTLGAGRFEKIGLPSPEFLGSFVGGFEIVCGLLILVGLFTRLASIPLIIIMLVAIATTKSEVLAEKGFWEMMHGSRTDWAMLLGSLFLLIKGGGFWSADKILTKNGA; from the coding sequence ATGAAAAACCGAATATTAAATACTGACAATTCTAAAACGATAATCCTCATTCGACTAATGGTTGGTGCGGTATTTCTTTCCGAAGGAATTCAGAAATTTTTATTTGCTGACACACTTGGAGCAGGACGATTTGAAAAAATTGGCTTGCCTTCGCCTGAATTTCTAGGCAGTTTTGTTGGCGGTTTTGAAATTGTTTGTGGACTACTTATTCTTGTCGGACTTTTTACAAGACTGGCAAGTATTCCATTGATTATAATAATGTTGGTAGCCATTGCAACAACCAAATCTGAAGTTTTAGCCGAAAAAGGTTTTTGGGAAATGATGCACGGAAGCAGAACCGATTGGGCAATGCTTTTGGGAAGTTTGTTTTTGTTAATTAAAGGCGGTGGCTTTTGGTCGGCTGACAAAATTTTAACAAAAAATGGAGCATAA
- a CDS encoding DinB family protein, translating into MKSEKLISEIQNSTNEYISSAEKLKSKTEEELNWKQNSETWSILECLEHLNLYAKFYLPEIENAIQKTKSKRQEEFKSGFWGNYFAKSMLPKEKLNKMKTAKDKNPLNSKLDKNVIENFIAQQKEFNNLLERAKNVDLNKEKTKISITNLIKLRLGDTFLFLNNHTFRHFKQIQNIEKNACR; encoded by the coding sequence ATGAAATCAGAGAAATTAATAAGTGAAATTCAAAACTCAACCAACGAATATATTTCTTCTGCCGAAAAACTAAAATCTAAAACTGAAGAAGAATTAAATTGGAAACAAAATTCTGAAACTTGGAGCATTTTGGAATGTTTAGAACACCTAAATCTTTACGCAAAATTTTATCTTCCCGAAATTGAAAATGCAATCCAAAAGACAAAATCAAAACGGCAAGAAGAATTTAAAAGTGGATTTTGGGGAAATTATTTTGCGAAAAGTATGTTACCGAAAGAAAAACTTAACAAAATGAAAACGGCAAAAGACAAAAACCCTCTGAATAGCAAACTTGACAAAAATGTCATTGAAAACTTCATTGCCCAACAAAAAGAGTTTAACAACTTGCTTGAGCGAGCAAAAAACGTTGACTTGAATAAAGAAAAAACAAAAATTTCTATCACAAATCTAATAAAACTAAGATTGGGAGATACTTTTTTATTTCTTAACAATCACACTTTTAGACATTTTAAACAAATTCAAAACATTGAGAAAAACGCCTGCAGATAA
- a CDS encoding DUF2528 family protein, whose product MAIKTFNFNYDCHEAEAVFTVDTDVFTNDHAKATLEFFTWDYDKDNDPITEVLKKYAMEAIRVATRYSFNVRGVISDFKDKEGFASVDGSLGLTLVSVDGYEFDDDKLDYTVS is encoded by the coding sequence ATGGCAATTAAAACATTCAATTTTAACTATGACTGTCACGAAGCGGAAGCAGTCTTTACAGTAGATACTGATGTATTTACAAACGACCACGCAAAAGCAACTTTGGAATTTTTCACTTGGGATTATGATAAAGATAATGACCCAATAACAGAAGTTTTGAAAAAGTATGCAATGGAAGCAATTCGGGTTGCTACAAGATATTCATTCAATGTTCGGGGTGTTATTTCAGACTTTAAAGACAAAGAAGGTTTTGCGAGTGTCGATGGTAGTTTAGGTTTAACACTTGTGTCAGTAGATGGATATGAATTTGACGATGATAAACTTGATTATACTGTCTCTTAG
- a CDS encoding IS91 family transposase: protein MSGLKTSKKQSVQPQSQPQYEVADVLNKLGSKLEDLGLNSWQLRTLSALKKCRTSALGGHIDACDECGNVSISYNSCRNRHCPKCQSKNREQWIENRETELLPVPYFHVVFTLPDVLNKTALHEPKMLYDFLFESAWETLQTFGENRGLKMGMIAVLHTWGQNLSLHPHLHCIVPGGGVDESGAWKNLRSDGKFLFPVKALSKVFRAKFCEKLKDKNFEEYTKIRQNLWEKSWVVYAKKPFGSPKSVVEYLGRYTHKIAISNQRIRKIDAETVTFSYKDYRQKGIKKQMVLSHEEFIRRFVMHILPKRFVKIRHYGFLSSTWKRIKLKNLQQNLGIQPKEKLPPKAFQPKCTCCKDGNLVTIATFDLRGPPSWFLEMSRNLPAPKSAF, encoded by the coding sequence ATGAGCGGTTTAAAAACCTCAAAAAAACAGTCAGTTCAACCTCAATCTCAACCTCAATACGAAGTCGCCGATGTTTTAAACAAATTAGGTTCAAAATTGGAAGATTTAGGACTTAATTCTTGGCAATTACGAACACTTTCAGCGTTGAAAAAATGCCGTACCTCTGCTTTGGGTGGTCATATTGACGCTTGTGATGAATGTGGAAATGTAAGCATCAGTTACAACTCCTGCCGAAACCGTCATTGCCCAAAATGTCAGAGCAAAAACCGAGAGCAATGGATTGAAAATCGGGAAACCGAACTGCTTCCGGTACCTTATTTCCACGTGGTTTTTACGCTTCCTGATGTATTGAACAAAACCGCGCTTCACGAGCCCAAAATGTTGTACGATTTTTTATTTGAATCTGCCTGGGAAACGCTTCAAACGTTTGGTGAAAATCGAGGTTTAAAAATGGGAATGATTGCTGTTTTGCACACTTGGGGGCAGAATCTGAGCCTTCATCCGCATTTGCACTGCATTGTTCCGGGCGGTGGAGTGGATGAAAGCGGAGCTTGGAAAAATCTACGTTCAGACGGCAAATTTTTGTTTCCGGTAAAGGCTTTGAGTAAAGTTTTCAGGGCTAAATTTTGTGAGAAATTAAAAGATAAAAACTTTGAAGAGTATACCAAAATCAGGCAAAATCTGTGGGAAAAGTCTTGGGTTGTTTACGCCAAAAAGCCTTTTGGAAGCCCAAAATCTGTGGTAGAATATTTGGGCAGATACACGCATAAAATCGCCATCAGCAACCAGAGAATCAGGAAAATTGACGCGGAAACGGTAACTTTTTCTTACAAAGATTACCGCCAAAAAGGCATCAAAAAGCAGATGGTTTTGAGCCATGAAGAGTTTATCCGCCGTTTTGTGATGCATATTTTACCGAAAAGATTTGTAAAAATCCGTCATTATGGTTTTTTGAGCAGCACCTGGAAGCGTATCAAACTTAAAAATCTACAACAAAATTTAGGCATCCAGCCCAAAGAAAAGCTTCCGCCAAAAGCTTTTCAGCCGAAATGTACGTGTTGTAAAGATGGAAATCTTGTGACGATTGCCACGTTCGATCTACGAGGTCCGCCAAGTTGGTTTTTGGAGATGAGCCGAAATTTACCTGCTCCTAAATCTGCATTTTAG
- a CDS encoding S24 family peptidase: MGYLTSYSDPEYIESLQTISLPFLRNGTLRAFPVEGDSMPPYTDGTYIVGKYVESLDDLKIGKCYLFITKKGMTYKSFQNSSAKIINVITDNELYEPFTISRSEIIEVWELACSINTEELTNLKKDEFTAKDVYTLLKKEIEELKSSLNR; the protein is encoded by the coding sequence ATGGGATACTTGACTAGTTACTCAGACCCCGAATACATAGAGAGTCTTCAAACAATTTCGTTGCCGTTCCTGAGAAATGGAACCCTCAGAGCTTTTCCAGTTGAAGGTGATTCAATGCCGCCTTATACTGATGGAACTTATATAGTCGGTAAATATGTTGAATCTCTTGACGATTTAAAGATAGGAAAATGCTATTTGTTCATTACCAAGAAAGGGATGACTTATAAGAGTTTTCAGAATAGTTCAGCCAAAATTATTAATGTTATTACTGATAATGAATTATACGAGCCATTCACTATCAGCAGGTCAGAGATAATTGAAGTATGGGAGTTAGCTTGCAGCATTAACACGGAGGAACTTACCAATCTGAAAAAAGATGAGTTTACTGCTAAAGATGTTTATACTTTGCTGAAGAAAGAAATCGAAGAACTTAAAAGTAGTCTAAATAGATAG
- a CDS encoding DUF2199 domain-containing protein has product MKLFQFLNKKNEEKFKCICCGKIYDEIPLTFGSDYPNYYYSIPENEISERVEYQKSLCIIDEHFFHRVRIEIPIINYKENLNFDIWTSISEENFIKRNEDWENANRINNESYFGWLQNEIPTYKNTLNLKTISKENEPGIIPNAKILEENNQLQVDQQNGITLEKAIEIAQKILKIQHN; this is encoded by the coding sequence ATGAAGTTATTCCAATTTTTAAATAAAAAAAATGAAGAAAAATTTAAGTGTATTTGTTGCGGAAAAATTTATGATGAAATTCCATTAACTTTTGGAAGTGATTATCCAAATTATTACTACTCTATTCCTGAAAATGAAATTTCTGAACGAGTTGAATATCAAAAAAGTTTATGCATAATTGATGAACATTTTTTTCACAGAGTAAGAATTGAAATTCCAATAATCAATTACAAAGAAAATCTGAATTTTGACATTTGGACTTCAATAAGTGAAGAAAATTTCATAAAGAGAAATGAAGATTGGGAAAATGCAAATCGAATAAATAATGAATCATATTTTGGTTGGTTACAAAATGAAATCCCAACTTATAAGAATACATTAAATCTTAAAACAATTTCTAAAGAAAACGAACCTGGAATTATTCCAAATGCAAAAATTCTAGAGGAAAATAATCAGCTTCAAGTTGACCAACAAAATGGAATAACTCTTGAAAAAGCGATTGAAATTGCTCAAAAAATTCTAAAAATACAACATAACTAA
- a CDS encoding IS30 family transposase → MKNYRRLTFAERVKIEEFRNLKYSVSQIAKKLNRAKSTIARELKTNRYAHCSYKADHANRKAFCRSMYRKDGKTKISSNPKLKEFIHQKLALRWSPDQISVTLKRLYPNDKAMNISHEAIYLYIYVHCKSELKKELIAQLRQERKSRGNFKTRAVLEPKIKDRVSIDERPEEVLGREIPGHWEGDLIIGKDHKSCIGTLVERSTRTIIIVPLKNKNAATVRKAFEKELLKIPKTMRKTLTYDNGTEMSEHKLFTKNTKIQVYFTHPYSPWERPTNENSNGLVRDYFPKGTDFNKITNKKIKQVQNELNERPRKVLDYQTPKDVFNQFILNQLK, encoded by the coding sequence ATGAAAAATTACAGAAGATTAACCTTTGCCGAGAGGGTGAAAATTGAAGAATTCAGGAATCTTAAATACTCCGTCTCGCAAATTGCCAAAAAATTAAACAGAGCCAAATCCACCATCGCAAGAGAACTCAAAACCAACCGCTATGCACACTGTTCCTACAAGGCAGACCACGCCAACAGAAAAGCATTCTGCAGGTCGATGTACAGAAAGGACGGAAAAACAAAAATATCCTCCAATCCAAAACTTAAGGAATTCATCCACCAAAAGCTCGCCCTGCGCTGGTCGCCAGACCAAATATCCGTTACTTTGAAAAGACTTTACCCCAATGACAAAGCCATGAATATCTCCCACGAAGCCATTTATCTCTACATCTATGTACACTGTAAAAGTGAACTTAAAAAGGAACTTATTGCCCAGCTCCGGCAGGAAAGAAAATCCAGAGGAAACTTTAAAACAAGGGCCGTCCTGGAACCCAAAATTAAGGACCGTGTCTCCATCGACGAAAGACCCGAAGAAGTCCTTGGAAGGGAAATCCCCGGACATTGGGAAGGCGACCTTATCATCGGGAAAGACCACAAGTCATGCATCGGGACACTCGTCGAAAGATCCACGAGAACCATCATTATCGTTCCCCTAAAAAACAAGAACGCAGCCACGGTGAGAAAAGCTTTCGAAAAGGAACTCCTGAAAATTCCCAAAACCATGCGTAAAACACTTACCTACGACAATGGGACAGAAATGAGCGAACATAAACTCTTCACCAAAAACACCAAGATACAGGTCTATTTTACCCATCCCTACTCGCCCTGGGAAAGACCTACCAATGAAAACTCAAACGGCTTAGTGCGGGACTACTTCCCCAAAGGAACGGACTTCAATAAAATAACCAACAAAAAAATTAAACAGGTCCAAAACGAACTCAATGAGAGACCCAGAAAAGTTTTGGACTACCAAACCCCAAAAGATGTCTTTAACCAGTTCATCCTAAATCAATTAAAATGA
- a CDS encoding SOS response-associated peptidase family protein, whose protein sequence is MGFIIVGLNPETNKEINTVTIVATEANELMAEIHNTKHRMPILLNKQNQFRWLDDIPLEEFAFPNYDPVLDANNFILGFTHCAKWIFLHKKIL, encoded by the coding sequence GTGGGTTTTATAATCGTTGGACTAAACCCTGAAACCAATAAGGAGATAAACACTGTAACAATTGTCGCCACGGAAGCCAATGAGTTGATGGCTGAGATTCATAATACGAAACATAGAATGCCTATCCTTTTGAATAAACAAAACCAATTCAGATGGCTGGATGATATTCCACTGGAAGAATTTGCTTTTCCGAATTATGACCCTGTTCTGGATGCAAACAACTTTATTTTAGGATTTACGCATTGCGCAAAATGGATATTTTTACATAAAAAAATTTTATAA
- a CDS encoding type II toxin-antitoxin system RelE/ParE family toxin: protein MEDKKFRNIFVYKNYFLDFFQKQKPKVKEKILWTFMVIETVEKIPAEYFKHMEGTDGLYEIRVQFGSDIFRIFCFFDDGKLVVLTNGFQKKTQKTPKKEIEKAIKIKEEYESERITNTNKK, encoded by the coding sequence ATGGAAGACAAAAAATTTAGAAATATTTTCGTCTATAAAAATTACTTCCTTGACTTCTTTCAAAAACAGAAGCCAAAAGTAAAAGAGAAAATATTGTGGACTTTTATGGTAATTGAGACTGTTGAGAAAATTCCTGCTGAATATTTCAAGCATATGGAAGGAACAGACGGACTTTACGAAATAAGAGTTCAGTTTGGAAGCGATATTTTCAGAATTTTTTGCTTCTTTGACGACGGAAAACTCGTTGTTTTAACGAATGGATTTCAAAAGAAAACACAGAAGACGCCAAAAAAAGAAATTGAAAAAGCAATTAAAATAAAAGAAGAATATGAATCCGAAAGGATCACGAATACCAATAAAAAATAA
- a CDS encoding SOS response-associated peptidase family protein, which translates to METADEKPTHKNSTSNRCLILVNGFHEWQWQDYKGKVKHQYLINIKDQPIFFYWWVL; encoded by the coding sequence ATTGAAACAGCTGACGAAAAACCAACCCATAAAAATTCTACAAGTAATAGATGCCTAATTTTAGTCAATGGCTTTCATGAGTGGCAGTGGCAGGATTATAAGGGAAAAGTTAAGCATCAATATTTAATCAATATCAAAGACCAGCCGATTTTTTTCTATTGGTGGGTTTTATAA
- a CDS encoding DUF4932 domain-containing protein translates to MKEKFYILTFILFYSNLIFGQKAKLNISIDDRIETLYSVAYFDNYFLVNKHANIYKNTLDQKLASLKNHRAVALFDTISKKYNFSYYRPIEWTLQYSDFPKFEKIKTKSDAEDESITKGKEYLLEEFRNELIKFNQDSLFQNYLKAIKPINEKIINKILQSKTIRYLPDYLEDYYGTKLSSYNLILAPLVHTGGFNAEITNQKGEKEVYAVIGPNGEIDFYPHFDNDYLETDMILHEFGHSFVNPLSKKYEKEIENLRTKYYDKKLEKSGKQQGYSQWKYVFNEILLRAIVINISRSKFGNEKADKLLEFEKSVGFELVETVSKKLNTYETKRKKYKKFEEFYPVLLNELK, encoded by the coding sequence ATGAAAGAAAAATTTTACATTTTAACATTTATTTTATTTTATTCAAATTTGATTTTTGGACAAAAAGCAAAACTGAATATCTCAATTGATGACAGAATAGAGACACTTTATTCAGTTGCCTATTTTGATAATTACTTTTTAGTCAACAAACACGCAAATATTTATAAAAATACTCTTGACCAAAAGTTAGCATCTTTGAAAAATCATCGTGCAGTCGCATTATTTGATACAATTTCTAAAAAATATAATTTTTCATATTATAGACCTATTGAATGGACACTTCAATATTCAGACTTTCCAAAATTTGAAAAAATTAAAACCAAATCAGATGCCGAAGATGAAAGTATCACAAAAGGAAAAGAATATTTACTTGAAGAGTTTAGAAATGAATTAATCAAATTTAATCAGGACAGTCTATTTCAAAATTATTTAAAAGCCATCAAACCAATTAATGAAAAAATAATCAATAAAATTTTACAATCTAAAACAATCAGATATTTGCCTGATTATTTAGAAGATTATTACGGAACAAAACTTTCTTCATACAATCTTATTCTAGCGCCATTAGTTCATACGGGAGGTTTTAACGCTGAAATTACTAATCAGAAAGGAGAAAAAGAAGTTTATGCTGTCATTGGTCCGAATGGAGAAATTGATTTTTATCCGCATTTTGACAATGATTATTTAGAAACAGATATGATTTTGCACGAATTTGGACATTCATTCGTTAATCCGCTGTCTAAAAAATATGAAAAAGAAATTGAAAATTTACGAACTAAATACTATGACAAAAAACTTGAAAAAAGTGGCAAACAACAAGGATATAGTCAATGGAAATATGTTTTTAATGAAATTTTGCTTCGTGCTATCGTCATAAATATTAGCCGTTCAAAATTTGGAAACGAAAAAGCGGATAAACTTCTTGAATTTGAGAAAAGTGTCGGATTTGAATTAGTTGAAACAGTATCAAAAAAACTAAATACTTACGAAACTAAAAGAAAAAAATATAAAAAATTTGAGGAATTTTATCCTGTTTTACTAAATGAATTGAAATAA
- a CDS encoding SOS response-associated peptidase family protein, which translates to MCNYISLLSEAQELEEYFGAEYVGEPYHREIRINGFATPRVPIILDEDTSHIVPAE; encoded by the coding sequence ATGTGCAACTATATCTCACTATTATCTGAAGCCCAGGAGCTCGAAGAATATTTTGGAGCTGAGTATGTGGGCGAGCCTTACCACCGAGAAATTCGAATTAATGGCTTTGCAACTCCAAGAGTACCTATAATTTTGGATGAAGATACTTCCCACATCGTTCCTGCCGAATGA
- a CDS encoding tyrosine-type recombinase/integrase: MHRFERTVSVLGRSQSTFQNYSRHVAAVSLHFGKIPTELDPEQIHDYLFYLQKKSKSPSQSYFKHTVYGLRFLLKSEGLSYDYLSLPEIKREKKLPVVLSKQEVWQMLSGCKLLKHKILIGILYGCGLRCMEVRNLRLCDLDFGRKQLKVVQGKGKKDRYLPLSEHLIRGLKKYIEAEKPEDYLFGEPRGGRAGGDFDSRYSQRGVQWAVKQASKTANILKEVSVHTLRHSFATHLLEDGMDILSIKNLLGHESIDTTLVYLQIAQLSTQKLFSPLDTLFSEFGKK, encoded by the coding sequence TTGCATAGGTTTGAACGTACGGTTTCTGTATTGGGAAGAAGCCAAAGTACCTTTCAAAATTACTCCAGACACGTCGCTGCGGTGTCGCTACATTTCGGAAAAATTCCTACAGAATTGGATCCCGAGCAAATTCACGATTACCTTTTTTACCTTCAGAAAAAATCAAAATCACCTTCACAGTCGTATTTTAAACACACCGTTTACGGACTTCGATTTCTGCTTAAATCGGAAGGTTTGAGCTATGATTATTTGAGTCTTCCGGAAATTAAAAGAGAGAAAAAACTGCCTGTAGTGCTTAGTAAACAGGAGGTTTGGCAGATGTTGTCCGGCTGTAAACTTTTAAAACATAAAATTTTGATCGGCATTCTTTACGGCTGCGGATTGCGCTGTATGGAAGTTCGAAATCTCCGTTTGTGCGACTTAGATTTTGGTCGAAAACAACTCAAAGTGGTTCAGGGAAAAGGCAAAAAAGACCGCTATTTACCACTTTCCGAACATCTGATTCGTGGGCTCAAAAAGTATATCGAAGCGGAAAAACCGGAAGATTATCTCTTTGGAGAACCTCGTGGAGGGCGTGCTGGTGGCGATTTCGATTCCCGTTACTCCCAGCGCGGCGTTCAGTGGGCGGTAAAGCAGGCATCAAAAACGGCAAATATCCTGAAAGAAGTGAGTGTCCATACGCTTCGGCACAGTTTTGCGACGCATCTTCTGGAAGATGGGATGGATATTTTGAGCATCAAAAATCTTCTCGGTCACGAAAGTATCGATACCACGCTGGTTTATCTTCAAATTGCCCAGCTTTCAACCCAAAAACTCTTTTCACCGCTCGATACCCTTTTTTCAGAATTTGGGAAAAAATGA
- the chrA gene encoding chromate efflux transporter, with product MEHKASLKDIAKLFLKLGIIGFGGPAAHIAMMQDEVVTKRKWLTEQHFLDLIGATNLIPGPNSTEMAIHIGHEKGGWKGLIIAGLCFILPAVFITGIFAYLYKQYEQVPEVQPFIYGIKPAIIAIILGAIFPLAKKSLKSTELIIIGILVLIGSLFNINEIYLMFGAGFMALMLAYVRKNNQNNIKSFLPLTLLQITNTTILSATNANLFWIFLKIGAILYGSGYVLFAFLDTELVSTGLLTRQKLIDAIAVGQFTPGPVFSSVTFIGYQINGLTGAIVSTIAIFLPSFVFVALLNPIVKKMRNSKLFSAFLDAVNVASVAIIVAVCFDMGKDTITDWRTILIAVLSIAIAFGYKKLNSAFVVLGGSLIGYLLTLI from the coding sequence ATGGAGCATAAAGCGAGCTTAAAAGATATTGCCAAACTTTTTCTAAAACTGGGCATTATTGGTTTTGGTGGACCAGCTGCACACATTGCTATGATGCAAGACGAAGTGGTTACAAAAAGAAAGTGGTTAACAGAACAACATTTTCTTGACTTGATTGGTGCAACCAACTTAATACCTGGACCCAACAGCACCGAAATGGCAATTCATATAGGACACGAAAAAGGCGGTTGGAAAGGCTTAATAATTGCAGGTCTTTGTTTCATTTTACCAGCCGTTTTTATAACTGGCATTTTTGCTTATCTCTACAAACAATACGAACAAGTTCCAGAAGTTCAGCCCTTTATTTACGGAATAAAACCAGCCATAATCGCCATTATTTTGGGTGCAATTTTTCCATTGGCAAAAAAATCGTTAAAATCGACTGAACTCATCATTATCGGAATATTGGTTTTGATTGGTTCATTATTCAACATCAACGAAATTTATTTGATGTTTGGAGCAGGATTTATGGCTTTAATGTTGGCTTATGTGCGAAAAAATAATCAAAACAATATCAAGAGTTTTCTGCCATTAACGTTATTACAAATAACAAACACTACAATCCTTTCTGCAACCAACGCCAACCTATTTTGGATTTTCCTAAAAATCGGTGCAATACTTTACGGAAGCGGTTATGTTTTGTTTGCATTTCTCGATACGGAATTGGTTTCAACAGGACTTTTAACAAGACAAAAATTAATTGATGCCATTGCAGTTGGACAATTCACACCCGGACCCGTTTTTTCTTCAGTTACTTTTATTGGTTATCAAATCAACGGATTGACAGGTGCAATCGTTTCGACAATCGCTATATTTTTGCCTTCGTTTGTTTTTGTCGCATTGCTGAACCCAATCGTAAAAAAGATGCGAAATTCAAAACTATTTTCTGCATTTTTAGACGCTGTAAATGTGGCATCTGTCGCTATAATTGTAGCAGTATGTTTTGATATGGGCAAAGACACTATTACCGATTGGCGGACAATTTTGATTGCTGTTTTAAGTATTGCCATCGCATTTGGATACAAGAAATTAAACAGTGCATTTGTAGTTTTAGGCGGTTCGTTAATCGGTTATTTATTAACACTTATATGA
- a CDS encoding YybH family protein, whose protein sequence is MEKLNLRNTICVLIVMLISNFSFGQSKKDSEEITRIANGVTIYFYEQKMDLFDELWADNATFITVEGLKATGRKKIVELHAMGKFLIDPTSKTLIEKPVFGYFDSTTAVVYSIWGGLVFKNKDGKPGPTQSGYLTVVLKKLKNKWKIVSATNAYNFRGNPNYNFREYESPKSLNKDDKN, encoded by the coding sequence ATGGAAAAACTAAATCTGCGAAACACAATTTGCGTTCTAATAGTAATGTTAATTTCCAATTTTTCATTTGGACAATCGAAAAAAGATTCTGAAGAAATTACAAGAATTGCCAATGGCGTTACAATTTATTTTTATGAACAAAAAATGGATTTATTTGACGAACTTTGGGCGGACAATGCAACCTTTATTACCGTTGAAGGATTAAAAGCAACGGGTAGAAAAAAAATAGTTGAACTCCATGCAATGGGCAAATTTTTAATTGACCCAACAAGTAAAACTTTAATTGAAAAACCTGTTTTTGGCTATTTTGATTCTACAACCGCGGTTGTATACAGCATTTGGGGCGGTTTAGTATTTAAAAATAAGGATGGAAAGCCAGGACCGACACAATCCGGATATTTGACAGTAGTCTTGAAAAAGTTAAAAAATAAGTGGAAAATAGTGTCCGCAACAAATGCTTATAATTTCAGAGGTAACCCCAATTATAATTTTAGAGAATATGAATCCCCTAAAAGTTTGAATAAGGACGACAAAAATTAA
- a CDS encoding helix-turn-helix domain-containing protein has protein sequence MSKTKNKNLTSLSDILDKEYGKKGTKKRDDFEKGFEEFKLGILIQRARLEKGLTQEQLAEKCGTNKGYISKVENNIKDVRLSTLQKIVEIGLGGKLQLGINL, from the coding sequence ATGAGTAAAACGAAAAATAAAAACCTTACTTCTTTGAGTGACATCCTAGACAAAGAGTACGGAAAGAAAGGAACAAAAAAACGCGATGATTTTGAAAAAGGTTTTGAGGAATTTAAACTCGGAATCCTGATTCAACGGGCAAGACTTGAAAAAGGTCTTACACAGGAACAACTTGCCGAAAAATGCGGAACAAATAAAGGATATATTTCTAAGGTTGAAAACAATATCAAAGATGTAAGACTTTCTACCCTTCAAAAAATTGTAGAAATTGGACTTGGAGGAAAACTACAACTTGGAATTAACCTTTAA